The stretch of DNA TCGGTCTACGAGTACCTGAACGTGCTGGGGCCGCTCACCGACCCGGCCCGGCACGGCCTGGACACCGGTATCGCGTTCGACCTGGTGGTGCCCTCGCTGCCCGGGTTCGGCTTCTCCGGCCCCACCCCGGACACCGGCTGGGGCGTGCAGCGGATCGCCCGGGCCTGGCTGGAGCTGATGGCGCGGCTGGGCTACGAGCGATTCGGCGCGGTCGGCAACGACTGGGGGTCGGGCATCTCGGTGGAGCTCGGCCGGATCGCACCGGACCGGGTGATCGGCGCGCACGTCACGCAGAGCTGGTGCGAGCCGCCCGAGGACGCCCCCGGCCTGGTCGAGCGGCTCTCCCCGCGGGACCGGGCGGCGATGCGGGCGTGGAACGACTACCTGGAGAACGAGGCCGCCTACGGGATCGTCCAGGGGCAGCAGCCGCAGACGCTGGCCCACGCGCTGTGCGACTCCCCGGTCGGCCTGCTCGGCTGGAACGCCCAGGCGATGCACGAGCACGGCCTGGACACCGAGGCGATCCTGACGCACGCCTCGGTGCACTGGCTGACCGGCACCGCCGGGTCGGCGCTGCGCATCTACGCCGAGGAGCTGCGCGACCCGCCCGCCGACCGGTCGGCGTTCCCGCTGGCGGTGGCGCAGTTCCCCGGCGACCTCCCGTCGGTCCGCGCCTTCACCGAGCACAACCACGACCTGCGCTCCTGGACCGAGTTCGACCGCGGCGGCCACTACGCCGCCTACGAGGTGCCCGACCTGCTGGCCGGCGACGTCCGCAGGTTCTTCTCCTCCCTGCGCGACGGCTGACCCGCCCCGGCCACGGCCCCTGCGATGGCGGAGGCGGGCGGCGTCGGGCAGGATGAACGGGTGAGGTACACCGTCACCGCCGACGTCCAGAGCCCGCCGGAGCTCTTCCAGTTGGACCCGCTCCAGCGCGAAGGGGTCATGTCGCTGCTGACCGGCGCACTGGCCCGGGC from Nocardiopsis composta encodes:
- a CDS encoding epoxide hydrolase family protein, with product MNDDTGIRPYRVAIPDEDLADLRDRLARARWAPEPAGGKGYGVPTARVRELAEYWRDRYDWRAWEARLNEYPQYTTVVDGTRVHFLHVRSALPGAIPLVLSHGWPGSVYEYLNVLGPLTDPARHGLDTGIAFDLVVPSLPGFGFSGPTPDTGWGVQRIARAWLELMARLGYERFGAVGNDWGSGISVELGRIAPDRVIGAHVTQSWCEPPEDAPGLVERLSPRDRAAMRAWNDYLENEAAYGIVQGQQPQTLAHALCDSPVGLLGWNAQAMHEHGLDTEAILTHASVHWLTGTAGSALRIYAEELRDPPADRSAFPLAVAQFPGDLPSVRAFTEHNHDLRSWTEFDRGGHYAAYEVPDLLAGDVRRFFSSLRDG